A window of Elusimicrobiota bacterium contains these coding sequences:
- the yidC gene encoding membrane protein insertase YidC, producing the protein MKKNYVLAFVFSMSILVLWEVLVLKPQRQAAEKAAVPAAPTAPLTAAGTTAVSAAPRAPISERDIVFDIGENRLTLNHFGAAVAQWEILEQGQWVALVPARPGAAQPLATFPDLEFDIQRRDNAVVCRAKRADGLTVEKTFTIDPTGHLQRVALALSNTGKSAVNADYEIGWGPGIEAQDEAAQKSRATAGTQRAIAWEPPRLLHYKKTSTQSGAYKWWAVDGHYFLAAFLNEPPTAVSLRVDKDETFYSVHRPVALVLEPKKSVTENLTFYLGPKGYEDLKKLGLDLERSVDFGFFAPVGHVIHKSLLVFHRATRNYGWAIILLTLIIQLLVLPLTISSFRHSQKMKTIQPQLKRLQELYKSDSQRLNVEMLALYKRHGLRFMGMEGCLPVLIQLPVFWALFSTLRSTYELRHAPWIGWVKDLSVHDPFYVLPVLMGGGMFLQQKMSAAALDPNQRQIMYIMPVMFTFFFLKMPAGLVVYWLTSSLISIAVQMALLRLHAQPEAAR; encoded by the coding sequence ATGAAAAAAAACTACGTGTTGGCTTTTGTGTTCTCCATGTCCATTCTGGTCCTCTGGGAAGTGCTCGTCTTAAAACCCCAGCGGCAAGCGGCCGAAAAAGCCGCGGTCCCCGCGGCCCCGACGGCCCCGCTGACGGCCGCCGGGACGACGGCCGTCTCCGCCGCCCCCCGGGCGCCGATCAGCGAGCGGGACATCGTCTTCGACATCGGCGAAAACCGCCTCACGTTGAACCATTTCGGCGCCGCGGTGGCCCAATGGGAAATCCTGGAACAGGGCCAATGGGTCGCCCTGGTCCCCGCCCGACCGGGCGCCGCCCAGCCGCTGGCCACCTTCCCGGACTTGGAATTCGACATTCAGCGGCGGGACAACGCCGTGGTGTGCCGGGCCAAGCGCGCCGACGGCCTGACGGTTGAAAAAACCTTTACCATCGATCCGACCGGCCACCTCCAACGGGTCGCCCTGGCGTTGTCCAACACGGGGAAGTCCGCCGTGAACGCCGATTACGAAATCGGCTGGGGCCCCGGAATCGAAGCCCAGGACGAGGCGGCCCAGAAAAGCCGCGCCACCGCGGGCACCCAACGGGCCATCGCCTGGGAACCCCCGCGCCTCCTCCATTACAAGAAAACCTCCACCCAAAGCGGCGCCTACAAGTGGTGGGCGGTGGATGGACACTATTTCCTGGCCGCCTTCTTAAACGAACCGCCCACCGCCGTTTCCCTTCGGGTGGACAAGGACGAAACGTTTTACTCCGTTCACCGCCCCGTGGCCCTCGTCCTGGAACCCAAAAAATCCGTCACCGAAAACCTCACCTTCTATCTGGGCCCCAAGGGGTACGAGGACTTGAAGAAATTGGGGTTGGACCTGGAACGCTCCGTGGACTTCGGCTTTTTCGCCCCCGTGGGCCACGTGATCCATAAATCCCTCCTCGTGTTCCATCGGGCCACCCGCAACTACGGCTGGGCCATCATCCTGTTGACGCTGATCATCCAACTGCTGGTGTTGCCCCTCACGATCTCAAGTTTCCGCCACAGCCAAAAAATGAAAACCATCCAGCCCCAACTCAAACGCCTCCAGGAACTCTACAAAAGCGATTCCCAGCGTCTGAATGTGGAGATGTTGGCGCTCTACAAACGCCACGGCCTTCGGTTCATGGGAATGGAAGGGTGCCTGCCCGTCCTCATCCAACTACCGGTCTTCTGGGCCCTCTTTTCCACTCTGCGGAGCACCTACGAATTGCGGCACGCGCCCTGGATCGGTTGGGTGAAGGACTTGTCCGTCCACGATCCCTTTTACGTTTTGCCCGTTCTCATGGGCGGCGGCATGTTCCTTCAACAAAAGATGTCCGCCGCGGCTCTGGACCCGAACCAACGGCAGATCATGTACATCATGCCCGTCATGTTCACCTTCTTTTTCCTGAAAATGCCGGCGGGGCTCGTGGTTTACTGGTTGACCAGCAGTTTGATCAGCATCGCCGTCCAGATGGCGCTTCTCCGCCTGCACGCCCAACCCGAGGCCGCCCGATGA
- a CDS encoding DUF2339 domain-containing protein — translation MIGEFLLLAALGILALPVIALVLSVKALRTARRVEDRLDGLRGALRAGASTLREFAPPPARETPGPSVDPRAAQRAVDLSPSPAADPFGPPVAGSPASGSPAGGPPEAKPPMATPRPPLATPPPIYVADVEPEAPTAPPVLERPSIDWEKFTGVKLFSWIGGFALFLGAAFFAKYSMDHGWITPAMRVAFGFAAGAASLLVGLKLKDRFAVTAHTLVAAGAGILYTDAFAAHSFYGFIGPVETFAFLALVTVLTFFLSVRLDSRYIALLALVGGFLTPPILSTGVDRALGLFAYVTLLDIGLLAVVLSRGWGFLWGLAAFGTAVMQWGWADHFLVVEKLPVAAAVFLWFPVLFVAARFVAERRGMDLAPLRHAAGLLALLSVLFGGNTLDRFGAQPALPFLIILVADALTAGLAVRGGSGSRYHLAAGILAYLTLFGWTSGRLTAETFPMILGAVLIFGALHGVLAVVLNRRGAPKDVVILGSLFPVALLLPLAMSLMKDFGSPALLWPVLFGLNAVAILVALATGFLWGVAAALGFTFFIVLLWIDRLAVDGMGGFLTVVAGMAALFFGVGYFLLHRSKKSADGGEAPSENETRWAWPAGASVALPAFSAFLPFLLLAAAANRLRPADPSSLFGLGLLLLVLLLGLVRRGGKSLEILAPVALGCVALLEYAWHGSSFTVDRAFPALYWHGGFFALFLLLPFLAAESFGALTAPWWAAALSGPVHGMLFYRTALALGYAPVIGALPAAGAVIYTGALMGFLKRVPAEDPRRKDLLAVVGAVALLFVSLIFPLQFDKQWITLGWALEGVALLWFYGRVSHPGLKGWAFALLAIAFVRLAANPAVLHYHPRAASPFLNWYLYAYGVAAGCQFVAARLWRPRDQKWSAVSLPGLLNALGVALLFLLMNIQIADFFSTGEALAFNLQGSLSQDLAYTLGWGGFGLALLWAGLSKESTSARWASFALLGVTVGKLFLHDVWRLTLLYRAAAFVGLAIVLILGSFLYQRHFQSRGGRS, via the coding sequence ATGATCGGTGAATTCCTTTTGCTCGCCGCCCTGGGCATTCTGGCCTTGCCCGTGATCGCCCTCGTTTTGTCCGTCAAGGCTCTCCGAACCGCCCGCCGGGTGGAAGACCGCCTGGACGGTTTGCGCGGCGCCCTGCGGGCCGGTGCCTCCACCCTCCGGGAGTTCGCTCCTCCCCCGGCGCGGGAGACGCCCGGGCCTTCGGTCGACCCCCGCGCGGCTCAACGGGCGGTGGACCTATCGCCGTCGCCCGCGGCCGATCCGTTCGGTCCGCCGGTCGCCGGCTCCCCGGCCTCGGGTTCGCCCGCCGGCGGCCCGCCCGAAGCCAAACCCCCGATGGCCACCCCCCGGCCGCCCCTGGCGACGCCTCCGCCCATTTACGTCGCCGACGTGGAGCCGGAAGCGCCCACCGCTCCGCCGGTCCTGGAACGCCCGTCCATCGATTGGGAGAAATTCACCGGGGTCAAACTCTTCAGTTGGATCGGCGGCTTCGCCCTCTTCCTGGGCGCGGCTTTTTTCGCCAAGTATTCCATGGACCACGGGTGGATCACGCCCGCCATGCGCGTCGCCTTCGGCTTCGCCGCCGGGGCCGCGTCGCTCCTCGTCGGTCTCAAGCTCAAGGACCGCTTCGCGGTCACGGCCCACACCCTGGTGGCCGCGGGCGCGGGCATTCTCTACACCGACGCCTTCGCCGCGCACTCGTTCTACGGATTCATCGGTCCCGTGGAGACCTTCGCGTTCCTGGCGTTGGTCACCGTCCTGACGTTCTTTCTCTCGGTGCGGCTCGATTCCCGCTACATCGCGCTCTTGGCCTTGGTGGGCGGCTTTTTAACGCCCCCCATTTTGTCGACGGGCGTGGACCGGGCTCTGGGTCTGTTCGCCTACGTGACGCTTTTGGATATCGGTCTCTTGGCCGTGGTCTTGAGCCGAGGGTGGGGATTCCTCTGGGGCCTGGCGGCCTTCGGGACCGCCGTGATGCAGTGGGGGTGGGCGGACCACTTTTTGGTGGTCGAAAAATTGCCGGTGGCCGCCGCCGTGTTTCTGTGGTTCCCGGTTCTCTTCGTGGCCGCGCGTTTTGTGGCCGAACGCCGGGGAATGGATTTGGCCCCGCTGCGGCACGCGGCGGGCCTGTTGGCCCTCCTATCGGTTCTCTTCGGCGGGAACACGCTGGACCGTTTCGGGGCCCAGCCGGCCCTGCCCTTTCTGATCATCCTGGTCGCCGATGCTTTGACGGCCGGCTTGGCGGTGCGGGGGGGATCCGGATCCCGCTATCACTTGGCCGCCGGGATTCTCGCTTACCTGACGCTGTTCGGCTGGACCTCCGGCCGCCTCACGGCGGAAACCTTTCCGATGATCCTCGGGGCGGTACTGATCTTCGGCGCGCTCCACGGCGTTTTGGCCGTGGTTCTCAATCGCCGCGGAGCCCCCAAAGACGTGGTCATTTTGGGAAGCCTATTCCCCGTCGCCCTTCTCCTGCCGCTCGCCATGAGCTTGATGAAGGATTTCGGTTCTCCGGCGCTTCTTTGGCCCGTGCTCTTCGGCCTGAACGCCGTCGCGATCCTGGTGGCCCTGGCCACGGGGTTTTTGTGGGGCGTCGCGGCGGCCCTGGGTTTCACTTTCTTCATTGTTCTCCTCTGGATCGACCGTTTGGCCGTCGATGGGATGGGCGGGTTTTTGACGGTGGTGGCCGGGATGGCCGCGCTCTTTTTCGGCGTCGGTTACTTCCTCCTTCACCGGTCGAAAAAATCCGCCGACGGCGGCGAGGCGCCCTCGGAAAACGAAACCCGGTGGGCCTGGCCCGCGGGGGCCAGCGTGGCGCTTCCGGCCTTCTCGGCCTTTTTGCCCTTCCTGCTTTTGGCGGCGGCCGCGAACCGCCTGCGACCGGCGGATCCGTCGTCGCTTTTTGGGCTCGGCCTGTTGCTCCTGGTTCTCCTCCTGGGGCTGGTGAGACGGGGGGGGAAATCCCTCGAAATCCTGGCGCCGGTGGCCCTGGGGTGCGTGGCCCTATTGGAATACGCCTGGCACGGGTCGTCCTTCACCGTGGATCGGGCCTTTCCCGCGCTCTACTGGCACGGTGGATTTTTCGCGTTGTTCCTCCTTCTGCCGTTTCTGGCGGCGGAGTCTTTCGGCGCCTTGACCGCTCCCTGGTGGGCGGCGGCGCTGTCCGGGCCCGTTCACGGGATGCTCTTTTACCGAACGGCCCTCGCGTTGGGCTACGCGCCGGTCATCGGCGCCCTGCCGGCCGCCGGGGCCGTGATTTACACGGGGGCCTTGATGGGATTTTTGAAACGCGTCCCAGCGGAGGATCCCCGACGGAAGGATCTTCTGGCGGTGGTGGGCGCCGTGGCGCTTCTCTTCGTGAGTTTGATCTTCCCCCTGCAATTCGACAAGCAATGGATCACCCTGGGCTGGGCCCTGGAGGGCGTGGCCCTTCTCTGGTTCTACGGCCGGGTGTCGCACCCGGGGTTGAAAGGGTGGGCCTTCGCCCTCCTGGCCATCGCCTTTGTGCGCCTGGCGGCCAATCCGGCCGTTCTCCACTACCACCCCCGGGCGGCTTCGCCCTTCCTCAACTGGTATCTCTACGCCTACGGCGTCGCGGCGGGCTGCCAGTTCGTCGCGGCGCGCCTTTGGCGTCCCCGGGATCAAAAATGGAGCGCGGTGTCCCTGCCCGGCCTATTGAACGCTCTCGGCGTCGCGCTGTTGTTTCTGCTCATGAACATCCAAATCGCCGACTTCTTCAGCACCGGCGAGGCGTTGGCCTTCAACCTTCAGGGAAGCCTATCCCAGGATTTGGCCTACACCCTGGGCTGGGGCGGCTTCGGCCTGGCCCTTTTGTGGGCGGGTCTGTCCAAGGAATCGACCTCGGCCCGGTGGGCGAGTTTCGCCTTGCTCGGCGTCACCGTCGGGAAGCTTTTCCTTCACGACGTCTGGCGACTCACCCTCTTGTATCGAGCGGCGGCCTTCGTCGGGTTGGCGATCGTTCTGATTTTGGGGTCCTTCCTCTATCAACGTCACTTTCAATCTCGCGGAGGCCGATCATGA
- a CDS encoding DUF4105 domain-containing protein: MESRLLVSPLSPGRRGPAHVMMDFRLRDGTGLVISAEARREIGESYSPWRGALGRYELIYVVATERDAVALRTIHGRAPVYQYRLRADPAAARALFRDMLERADALSRRPERYNTLFNNCAQNIRRHANRLVERPFGRSWRYLLPGYLDAEAASRGLLDLEGPLDRVREAHRMDLPVETGAAGGPA; the protein is encoded by the coding sequence GTGGAGTCCCGGCTGTTGGTGTCTCCCCTGTCGCCGGGACGCCGGGGGCCGGCCCACGTCATGATGGACTTCCGCCTTCGGGACGGGACGGGGCTGGTGATTTCCGCCGAAGCCCGGCGGGAAATCGGGGAGTCCTATTCGCCCTGGCGAGGGGCGCTCGGGCGGTATGAATTGATTTACGTGGTGGCCACCGAGCGGGACGCCGTGGCCTTGCGAACGATTCACGGGCGCGCGCCCGTGTATCAATACCGCCTTCGCGCGGATCCCGCCGCCGCTCGCGCCCTGTTTCGCGACATGCTGGAGCGCGCCGACGCCCTTTCCCGCCGCCCCGAACGTTACAACACTCTTTTCAACAACTGCGCCCAAAACATCCGCCGCCACGCCAACCGCCTGGTGGAGCGTCCCTTTGGCCGGAGCTGGCGGTATCTTCTTCCCGGATATCTCGACGCCGAGGCGGCGTCCCGGGGCTTGCTGGACCTGGAAGGGCCCCTGGACCGGGTCCGCGAGGCCCATCGGATGGATCTTCCCGTTGAAACGGGCGCGGCGGGAGGCCCCGCGTGA
- a CDS encoding DUF2157 domain-containing protein has translation MDPFALNELETAVKEGLITEAQRRALAARFVDPPGSASSEAQKKFNPIMVLYYIGALLILSAFGWFLGSQWDALGPRGILAVSGVYAAMFVLAGRHLLRKENTPVAGALLITCAVGMTPLIVWAIESWTGVWPKNDPGAYRHYYPWINGSWIVMELSTVATSFYALRKIRFPFLFMPAAIALWFFSMDVAEFFVQARLGWGERAWVSVVVGLLILILSRSVEKRVAGMDPFWFYLAGLLAFWGGLTSLPSHGELGRVIYAGINLGLIGAGIYLDRKTFAVFGAMGVYGYVGHLAWSVFKNSPAFPLVLAFVGLMMILTTVLFQKNQGRLRRWMGLAL, from the coding sequence ATGGACCCCTTCGCGCTGAACGAATTGGAAACGGCGGTCAAAGAGGGGCTGATTACCGAAGCCCAACGGCGGGCGTTGGCGGCGCGTTTTGTCGACCCTCCGGGGAGCGCGTCTTCGGAAGCCCAAAAGAAATTCAACCCCATCATGGTCCTTTATTACATCGGCGCGTTGCTGATCCTGTCGGCCTTTGGATGGTTTTTGGGCAGCCAATGGGACGCGCTGGGGCCCCGGGGCATTCTGGCCGTGAGCGGTGTTTACGCCGCGATGTTTGTGCTCGCGGGTCGCCATTTGCTTCGAAAGGAAAACACCCCCGTGGCCGGGGCGCTCTTGATCACCTGCGCCGTGGGAATGACGCCGTTGATCGTCTGGGCCATCGAAAGCTGGACGGGGGTCTGGCCCAAGAACGACCCCGGGGCCTACCGCCACTATTACCCCTGGATCAACGGTTCGTGGATCGTGATGGAGTTGTCGACGGTCGCGACCTCGTTTTACGCCCTCCGCAAGATCCGCTTTCCGTTTCTCTTCATGCCCGCGGCCATCGCCCTTTGGTTTTTTTCAATGGACGTGGCGGAGTTCTTCGTTCAAGCGCGCCTTGGCTGGGGCGAACGAGCCTGGGTGAGCGTGGTCGTGGGTTTGCTCATCTTGATCCTGAGCCGTTCCGTGGAAAAACGGGTCGCGGGCATGGATCCCTTCTGGTTCTACCTGGCCGGACTCCTGGCTTTTTGGGGCGGACTCACGTCCCTGCCCAGCCACGGGGAATTGGGGCGCGTGATTTACGCCGGCATCAACCTGGGATTGATCGGGGCGGGGATCTACCTCGATCGGAAAACGTTCGCGGTCTTCGGCGCCATGGGGGTTTACGGTTATGTGGGACATTTGGCTTGGTCCGTCTTCAAAAACAGTCCAGCCTTCCCCCTGGTCCTTGCCTTCGTCGGCCTGATGATGATCTTGACCACGGTGCTCTTTCAGAAAAATCAAGGGCGGCTGCGTCGGTGGATGGGGTTGGCCTTGTGA
- a CDS encoding 4Fe-4S binding protein, whose protein sequence is MATPTQTRKSRTIADISPDRCTGCEACMAVMPHDDCIGKASDDPTIPTTLIVCEVNADRCTGCTLCMKICPWDAIAMVPRPGYEAPKPAS, encoded by the coding sequence ATGGCGACCCCCACGCAAACGCGGAAATCGCGCACCATCGCGGACATCAGCCCCGACCGTTGCACCGGTTGCGAGGCCTGCATGGCCGTCATGCCCCACGACGACTGCATCGGGAAAGCCTCCGACGACCCCACGATTCCAACGACCCTCATCGTCTGCGAGGTCAACGCGGACCGTTGCACCGGATGCACCCTCTGCATGAAGATTTGCCCCTGGGACGCCATCGCCATGGTGCCGCGTCCCGGGTACGAAGCCCCGAAACCCGCCTCCTGA
- a CDS encoding TetR/AcrR family transcriptional regulator, with protein MKLIVEEGKAGTVLPQVMRAALRLFVEKGINATTIKDIARAGGVSEGALYRHFKSKEDLAFYIFTTHLNDFTMRLAAAVGGGKTTAEKIRLYIKTCFLAYEEDKQLFDYLIISEHREFDKFPTSHKHPGHVAIGMMEEGLKKGEVRRMDPVVAASLLLGSVIRLCVSRARRAIDRDLKAEIDPVSETLARAICK; from the coding sequence GTGAAGCTGATCGTTGAGGAAGGGAAAGCGGGAACCGTGCTCCCCCAAGTGATGCGGGCGGCGCTCCGGCTTTTTGTGGAAAAGGGCATCAACGCCACCACGATTAAAGACATCGCCCGGGCCGGGGGGGTGTCGGAGGGGGCGCTTTATCGCCATTTCAAGAGCAAAGAGGACCTGGCTTTCTATATTTTTACCACCCATTTAAACGATTTTACCATGCGCCTGGCCGCGGCCGTGGGCGGCGGAAAAACGACCGCGGAGAAGATTCGACTCTATATAAAGACTTGTTTCTTGGCCTACGAAGAAGACAAGCAGCTTTTTGATTACTTGATTATTTCGGAGCATCGGGAATTCGATAAATTTCCAACCTCCCACAAACACCCCGGCCACGTGGCCATCGGAATGATGGAAGAGGGCCTCAAAAAAGGGGAGGTTCGCCGGATGGACCCCGTGGTGGCGGCGTCCCTCCTGCTGGGGAGCGTGATCCGGCTCTGCGTTTCCCGGGCCCGGCGGGCCATCGACCGGGATTTAAAAGCCGAAATCGACCCGGTGTCCGAAACCCTCGCCCGGGCCATCTGTAAGTGA
- the rnpA gene encoding ribonuclease P protein component, translating into MNFSFRPHERLTRSRDFDRARRKGRRRVGRRLVLWAFRREESPARATRLGVVVGRRHGGAVQRNRFKRRVRDIFRTEKNRWPRGWDLVVTPKTGGPAFPPPHDDLRADFLFLVERSAHGDK; encoded by the coding sequence GTGAATTTTTCCTTCCGGCCCCACGAGCGGCTCACCCGTTCCCGGGATTTTGACCGCGCCCGGCGGAAGGGCCGCCGCCGCGTGGGCCGCCGCCTGGTGCTCTGGGCCTTCCGCCGGGAGGAATCCCCGGCCCGCGCCACGCGCCTCGGCGTCGTGGTCGGCCGCCGTCACGGCGGGGCCGTCCAGCGCAACCGCTTCAAGCGCCGCGTGCGGGACATTTTTCGGACGGAAAAAAACCGGTGGCCCCGGGGCTGGGACCTTGTGGTCACCCCCAAAACGGGCGGCCCCGCTTTTCCCCCTCCCCACGACGATTTGCGCGCGGACTTCCTGTTCCTCGTGGAACGCTCCGCGCACGGAGACAAATGA
- a CDS encoding T9SS type A sorting domain-containing protein gives MVRWLWVLGGWLIVPALASAATLSVWPATVTVGAGGVAHASPFFDPDGGGPLPGRVINWEGAQWSLADVGIATVSPLGVVTGRSPGTTVLAASSGALSAQAVVEVRGTVFSRSLQTPDGRTRSFALYVPPGAGVSGPAPLVLGLHGGGGDGLSMAALTNMDAVAAREGFLVAYPDAVDGHWNDGRGIAAYLSQAQNIDDVRFLSRVIDAVAAEFAVDRRRVFAMGFSNGSLMAKRLAREWSFRIAAIAAGGSTLPRALADGGGFARPVPLLDFHSVDDQHAFYSGGDLAGGNTLSVPELLHFWAQKNSCRPPAAAEPLPDAVDEGTSAEREDYLCPDGAALIFYRFVGAGGGIGPGHTWPGGFQYFPMLSAFPEFSIGRTNQDVDMSETVWAFFAAHPLPAPPESPAAARLFPNPLRTGEAFFMDRVPFNADVRVYDIRGRVRRRLVPDNAGQLIWDARDDEGRDLPSGIYFVHIDGGGHQTVKAVIQR, from the coding sequence ATGGTTCGATGGTTGTGGGTCCTTGGCGGTTGGCTTATCGTCCCCGCCCTCGCGTCGGCGGCGACCCTCTCGGTCTGGCCCGCCACCGTCACCGTGGGGGCGGGGGGCGTCGCCCACGCCAGCCCCTTCTTTGACCCGGACGGCGGGGGCCCCCTGCCGGGGCGCGTCATTAACTGGGAAGGCGCCCAATGGTCCCTGGCCGACGTCGGAATCGCCACCGTCTCTCCTCTGGGCGTCGTCACGGGCCGATCCCCCGGGACCACCGTCCTCGCCGCGTCGTCGGGCGCCTTGAGCGCCCAGGCGGTGGTGGAAGTGCGGGGAACGGTTTTTTCAAGGTCCTTGCAAACCCCCGACGGGAGAACCCGTTCGTTCGCCCTTTACGTGCCGCCGGGCGCGGGGGTTTCCGGGCCGGCGCCCCTGGTCCTGGGCCTCCACGGGGGAGGCGGGGACGGGTTGTCCATGGCCGCCCTCACCAACATGGACGCGGTCGCCGCCCGGGAAGGCTTCCTGGTGGCCTACCCGGACGCGGTCGACGGCCACTGGAACGACGGTCGCGGAATCGCCGCGTACCTCTCCCAAGCCCAGAACATCGACGACGTTCGGTTCCTTTCCCGCGTCATCGACGCGGTCGCGGCCGAATTCGCCGTCGATCGTCGACGGGTGTTCGCGATGGGGTTTTCGAACGGATCGCTCATGGCCAAACGGCTCGCCCGCGAATGGTCTTTCCGGATCGCGGCCATCGCGGCCGGCGGGTCCACGCTGCCTCGGGCTCTGGCGGACGGGGGCGGGTTTGCGCGACCCGTCCCGTTGTTGGATTTTCATTCCGTGGACGACCAGCACGCTTTTTACTCCGGGGGGGATTTGGCGGGCGGCAATACCTTGTCGGTGCCGGAGCTCCTTCACTTTTGGGCCCAAAAAAATTCCTGCCGTCCCCCCGCCGCGGCCGAGCCGCTTCCGGACGCCGTTGACGAAGGCACGTCGGCGGAACGGGAGGACTACCTCTGCCCCGACGGCGCCGCCCTGATCTTTTACCGGTTTGTCGGCGCGGGCGGTGGGATCGGTCCGGGGCACACCTGGCCCGGCGGGTTCCAATATTTCCCGATGCTCTCCGCCTTCCCGGAATTCTCCATCGGACGGACGAACCAAGACGTCGACATGAGCGAAACCGTCTGGGCTTTTTTCGCCGCGCACCCGCTTCCGGCTCCCCCCGAAAGCCCCGCCGCGGCACGCCTTTTTCCGAACCCCCTGCGGACGGGAGAAGCTTTTTTCATGGACCGCGTGCCGTTCAACGCCGACGTCCGCGTCTACGATATCCGCGGTCGGGTTCGGCGACGATTGGTTCCGGACAACGCCGGACAACTGATCTGGGACGCGCGGGACGACGAGGGACGGGACCTCCCCAGCGGGATTTATTTTGTTCATATCGACGGCGGCGGCCACCAAACCGTCAAGGCGGTCATTCAGCGGTGA
- the rpmH gene encoding 50S ribosomal protein L34 produces MPKRTYQPHKRRRAKTIGFRARMATPGGRRVIKRRRQKGRWKLTK; encoded by the coding sequence ATGCCTAAGAGAACTTATCAACCCCACAAGCGTCGGCGCGCCAAAACCATCGGCTTTCGCGCGCGGATGGCCACGCCCGGGGGACGGCGCGTCATCAAACGCCGTCGCCAAAAGGGCCGCTGGAAACTCACGAAGTAG